One Streptomyces sp. ML-6 genomic region harbors:
- a CDS encoding DUF192 domain-containing protein: protein MAMAQWRNGSGTLTVTGTGGGQGRRIPLRIAASYRARSRGLLGQDGIDGALMITPCGSVHCFGMRFTIDVAYLDRKFRVLAVRTMKPGRLGLPRLRARHVIEAEAGAMEQWGLRPGARVEIVQDVVDGN from the coding sequence ATGGCCATGGCTCAATGGCGCAATGGCAGCGGTACGTTGACGGTCACCGGCACCGGGGGAGGTCAGGGGCGGCGCATTCCGTTGCGGATCGCGGCCTCGTACCGGGCCCGCAGCCGGGGGCTGCTCGGGCAGGACGGGATCGACGGTGCCCTCATGATCACCCCGTGCGGGAGCGTGCACTGCTTCGGGATGCGGTTCACCATCGACGTGGCGTACCTGGACCGGAAGTTCAGGGTTCTGGCGGTGCGCACGATGAAGCCCGGACGGCTGGGGCTGCCCCGGCTGCGGGCCCGGCACGTGATCGAGGCGGAGGCCGGCGCGATGGAGCAGTGGGGGCTGCGGCCGGGGGCGCGGGTGGAGATCGTCCAGGACGTGGTCGACGGCAACTGA
- a CDS encoding prepilin peptidase, with translation MEAMLTVLAALWGAAAGLLVPRAAHRFSVEPDEPWRDTCPSGHPLTGIARGWLGSTRCPVCAATPVPVAAGTGPGTPADEADDSTPPESPHPGSTPPESPHPGSTPPESAPPESTPSESAFPAPAPPAPTHPARYAPGTLVPVVTALACAVLAAATGTRPELAVWLLLAPVGVLLATIDRRVHRLPDLLTLPAAGAVTVLLGVAALLPEHGGSWLSGLLGGAALGGFYLLLFLINPNGMGFGDVKLALSLGVALGWYGWAVLFAGGFAGFLLGAVYGFGLMVLRRAGRKTGIPFGPFMITGALLGILLGALAA, from the coding sequence GTGGAAGCCATGCTGACAGTGCTCGCCGCACTCTGGGGCGCAGCGGCCGGACTGCTGGTCCCGCGCGCCGCCCACCGGTTCTCCGTCGAGCCGGACGAGCCATGGCGCGACACCTGCCCCTCCGGACACCCCCTGACCGGGATCGCCCGCGGCTGGCTCGGCTCCACCCGCTGCCCGGTGTGCGCCGCAACGCCCGTGCCCGTCGCCGCGGGTACGGGACCGGGCACCCCCGCCGACGAAGCGGACGACTCCACACCCCCCGAGTCCCCCCATCCCGGCTCCACACCCCCCGAGTCCCCCCATCCCGGCTCCACACCCCCCGAATCCGCGCCCCCGGAATCCACACCCTCGGAATCCGCATTCCCCGCCCCCGCGCCCCCCGCCCCCACGCACCCGGCGCGCTACGCCCCCGGCACCCTCGTCCCCGTCGTCACCGCGCTCGCCTGCGCCGTGCTCGCCGCCGCCACCGGAACCCGTCCCGAACTCGCCGTCTGGCTGCTGCTGGCCCCCGTCGGCGTGCTCCTCGCGACCATCGACCGCCGCGTCCACCGGCTGCCCGACCTGCTGACCCTGCCCGCGGCCGGCGCCGTCACCGTGCTCCTGGGCGTCGCGGCGCTCCTTCCCGAGCACGGCGGATCGTGGCTGTCCGGGCTGCTCGGCGGGGCCGCGCTCGGCGGCTTCTACCTCCTGCTCTTCCTCATCAACCCGAACGGCATGGGCTTCGGCGACGTCAAGCTCGCCCTCTCGCTGGGCGTGGCCCTCGGCTGGTACGGCTGGGCCGTGCTGTTCGCCGGCGGTTTCGCCGGGTTCCTGCTCGGCGCGGTGTACGGGTTCGGGCTGATGGTCCTGCGCCGGGCCGGGCGCAAGACCGGCATCCCGTTCGGCCCGTTCATGATCACGGGTGCGCTGCTGGGCATCCTGCTCGGCGCCCTGGCCGCCTGA
- a CDS encoding class I SAM-dependent methyltransferase, translated as MTGTPEEETAGAAAEAERARFDALVAEAAAAPVAGWDFSWLDGRATEQRPSWGYARAMADRMGRARAALDIQTGGGEVLASVPKLPPLVVATESWPPNVARATALLHPRGVAVVVDPDEPPLPFGDDAFDLVVSRHPVTTWWEEIARVLAPGGTYFSQQVGPASVFELVEYFLGPQPPRVRGARDPERARAAAEAAGLEVVDLRAERLRTEFFDIGAVVYFLRKVIWMVPGFTVEEYRSRLAELHHRIETGGPFVAHTTRFLIEARKPR; from the coding sequence ATGACCGGTACACCCGAAGAAGAGACAGCGGGCGCGGCGGCGGAGGCCGAACGCGCACGGTTCGACGCCCTCGTCGCCGAGGCCGCCGCCGCACCGGTCGCCGGCTGGGACTTCTCCTGGCTCGACGGCCGGGCCACGGAGCAGCGCCCCTCCTGGGGGTACGCCCGCGCCATGGCGGACCGGATGGGGCGGGCCCGGGCCGCGCTCGACATCCAGACCGGCGGCGGCGAGGTCCTCGCGTCCGTGCCGAAGCTGCCGCCGCTCGTGGTCGCCACCGAGTCCTGGCCGCCGAACGTCGCCCGCGCCACGGCCCTGCTGCACCCGCGCGGTGTGGCCGTGGTCGTCGATCCGGACGAGCCGCCGCTGCCGTTCGGCGACGACGCCTTCGACCTGGTGGTCAGCCGGCACCCGGTGACCACCTGGTGGGAGGAGATCGCGCGGGTGCTCGCCCCCGGCGGCACGTACTTCTCGCAGCAGGTCGGCCCGGCCAGCGTCTTCGAGCTCGTCGAGTACTTCCTCGGCCCGCAGCCGCCGCGGGTGCGCGGCGCCCGGGACCCCGAGCGGGCCCGGGCCGCGGCCGAGGCGGCCGGGCTGGAGGTCGTCGACCTGCGGGCGGAGCGGCTGCGCACCGAGTTCTTCGACATCGGCGCCGTCGTCTACTTCCTGCGGAAGGTGATCTGGATGGTGCCGGGCTTCACCGTCGAGGAGTACCGCTCGCGGCTGGCCGAACTGCACCACCGGATCGAGACCGGGGGCCCGTTCGTGGCCCACACCACCCGCTTCCTGATCGAGGCCCGCAAACCGCGGTAG
- the mgrA gene encoding L-glyceraldehyde 3-phosphate reductase yields the protein MTDSPLHYLAAGSRYDSMEYRRTGRSGLKLPAVSLGLWHNFGDDRTLGSQRAILRRAFDLGVTHFDLANNYGPPPGSAELNFGKIFHQDFAPYRDELIVSTKAGYEMHPGPYGEWGSRKYLLSSLDASLKRMGLEYVDIFYSHRFDPETPLEETMGALASAVQQGKALYVGVSSYNAEQTAEAARLLRGMGVPALIHQPSYSMINRWIEDDGLLDTLEEAGMGCISFVPLAQGLLTGKYLTGIPDGSRATQGKSLDPGLLSDEVLRRLNGLNDIARRRGQSLAQLALGWVLRDSRMTSALIGASSVAQLEENVAALTGSPLSAEELAEIDTFAVDTAGANIWAGRS from the coding sequence GTGACTGATTCCCCTCTCCATTACCTGGCCGCCGGTTCGCGCTACGACTCCATGGAGTACCGCCGCACCGGCCGCAGCGGTCTCAAGCTGCCCGCCGTCTCGCTCGGTCTCTGGCACAACTTCGGCGACGACCGCACGCTGGGCTCCCAGCGGGCCATCCTGCGTCGCGCCTTCGACCTGGGCGTGACCCACTTCGATCTGGCCAACAACTACGGGCCGCCGCCCGGCTCCGCCGAGCTCAATTTCGGGAAGATCTTCCACCAGGACTTCGCCCCGTACCGGGACGAGCTGATCGTCTCCACCAAGGCCGGTTACGAGATGCACCCGGGCCCGTACGGCGAATGGGGCTCCCGCAAGTACCTGCTGTCCTCGCTCGACGCCTCGCTGAAGCGGATGGGCCTGGAGTACGTGGACATCTTCTACTCCCACCGCTTCGACCCGGAGACCCCGCTGGAGGAGACGATGGGGGCCCTGGCCTCCGCCGTCCAGCAGGGCAAGGCGTTGTACGTGGGGGTGTCCTCGTACAACGCGGAGCAGACCGCCGAGGCGGCCCGGCTGCTCAGGGGGATGGGCGTCCCGGCCCTGATCCACCAGCCTTCCTACTCGATGATCAACCGCTGGATCGAGGACGACGGCCTGCTCGACACCCTGGAGGAGGCCGGCATGGGCTGCATCTCCTTCGTGCCGCTCGCCCAGGGCCTGCTCACCGGCAAGTACCTGACGGGCATCCCCGACGGTTCGCGCGCCACCCAGGGCAAGTCCCTGGACCCCGGCCTGCTGTCGGACGAGGTGCTCCGCCGGCTGAACGGCCTGAACGACATCGCCCGGCGGCGCGGCCAGTCGCTCGCCCAGCTGGCGCTCGGCTGGGTGCTGCGCGACAGCCGGATGACCTCCGCCCTGATCGGCGCCTCCAGCGTGGCGCAGCTGGAGGAGAACGTCGCGGCGCTCACCGGCTCACCGCTGTCCGCCGAGGAACTGGCCGAAATCGACACCTTCGCCGTGGACACCGCGGGCGCCAACATCTGGGCCGGGCGGAGCTGA
- a CDS encoding isoprenyl transferase: MNLRDLVYGLYARRVEARLDHTQVPKHIGVILDGNRRWAKASGGTAAQGHQAGADKIKDLLGWCSETDVEVVTLWLLSTDNFDRPESELTPLLKIIENTVRDLAADGRWRVHHVGTLDLLPSHTQTVLKEAEQATLGIDGILVNVAVGYGGRQEIADAVRSLLLEHSAKGTSFEDLAEIVSTDLISEHLYTRGQPDPDLVIRTSGEQRLSGFMLWQSAHSEYYFCEVFWPAFRRVDFLRALRDYAARHRRYGG, encoded by the coding sequence GTGAACTTGCGCGACCTGGTGTACGGGCTCTACGCGCGCCGGGTGGAGGCCCGCCTAGACCACACCCAGGTGCCCAAGCACATCGGCGTCATCCTCGACGGCAACCGGCGCTGGGCGAAGGCGTCCGGCGGCACGGCCGCGCAGGGCCACCAGGCCGGTGCGGACAAGATCAAGGACCTCCTCGGCTGGTGCAGCGAGACGGACGTGGAAGTCGTCACGCTCTGGCTGCTGTCCACGGACAACTTCGACCGGCCCGAGTCCGAACTGACCCCGCTCCTCAAGATCATCGAGAACACGGTGCGCGACCTCGCGGCGGACGGCCGCTGGCGGGTCCACCACGTCGGCACGCTCGACCTGCTGCCCTCCCACACCCAGACGGTGCTCAAGGAGGCCGAGCAGGCCACGCTCGGGATCGACGGAATACTGGTCAACGTCGCGGTCGGCTACGGCGGGCGGCAGGAGATCGCGGACGCGGTCCGCTCGCTGCTGCTGGAGCACTCCGCCAAGGGGACGTCCTTCGAGGACCTCGCGGAGATCGTCTCCACCGACCTGATCTCCGAACACCTCTACACCCGGGGCCAGCCCGACCCGGACCTGGTCATCCGCACCAGCGGCGAGCAGCGGCTGTCCGGCTTCATGCTCTGGCAGAGCGCGCACTCCGAGTACTACTTCTGCGAGGTCTTCTGGCCGGCCTTCCGCCGGGTCGACTTCCTGCGCGCCCTGCGCGACTACGCGGCCCGCCACCGCCGCTACGGCGGCTGA
- a CDS encoding PhoH family protein: MVTSTKRRIPDRRTYVLDTSVLLADPNAMARFDEHEVVLPIVVVTELEAKRHHPELGYFARQALRLLDDLRVRYGRLDAPIPLGDLGGTLRVELNHSDPGVLPAGYRLGDNDSRILAVARNLQAEGYDVTVVSKDLPLRIKASSVGLLAEEYRAELAITDSGWTGMSELPLGADQVDLLYGEETLYVPEAAELPVHTGLVLRSERGKALGRVTAEGNVRLVRGDREVFGIHGRSAEQRIALDLLLDQDVGIVSLGGRAGTGKSALALCAGLEAVLERRQHRKVMVFRPLYAVGGQELGYLPGTEAEKMSPWAQAVFDTLSAVAGREVIEEVLGRGMLEVLPLTHIRGRSLHDAFVIVDEAQSLERNVLLTVLSRIGSNSRVVLTHDVAQRDNLRVGRYDGVVAVVEKLKGHPLFAHVTLTRSERSHIAALVTEMLEEGQI; encoded by the coding sequence GTGGTGACCAGCACAAAGCGCCGCATTCCCGACAGGCGCACCTATGTTCTCGACACCAGCGTGCTGCTGGCCGATCCGAACGCCATGGCCCGGTTCGACGAGCACGAAGTCGTGCTCCCGATCGTCGTGGTCACGGAACTGGAGGCCAAACGGCACCACCCGGAGCTCGGTTACTTCGCCCGGCAGGCCCTGCGCCTGCTGGACGACCTCCGGGTCAGGTACGGCCGGCTGGACGCCCCGATCCCGCTCGGGGATCTGGGCGGGACACTGCGCGTCGAACTCAACCACTCCGATCCCGGCGTGCTGCCCGCCGGCTACCGGTTGGGGGACAACGACTCACGGATCCTCGCGGTCGCGCGCAACCTCCAGGCCGAGGGGTACGACGTCACGGTCGTCTCCAAGGACCTGCCGCTGCGCATCAAGGCGTCCTCGGTCGGCCTCCTCGCCGAGGAGTACCGCGCCGAACTCGCCATCACCGACTCCGGCTGGACGGGCATGTCGGAGCTCCCGCTCGGCGCCGACCAGGTGGACCTCCTCTACGGGGAGGAGACGCTGTACGTGCCGGAGGCCGCGGAACTGCCCGTGCACACCGGGCTGGTCCTGCGGTCCGAGCGCGGCAAGGCGCTCGGCCGGGTCACCGCCGAGGGCAATGTGCGGCTGGTGCGCGGAGACCGGGAGGTCTTCGGCATCCACGGCCGCAGCGCCGAGCAGCGCATCGCGCTCGACCTGCTCCTCGACCAGGACGTCGGCATCGTGTCCCTGGGCGGCCGGGCCGGCACCGGCAAGTCGGCGCTGGCGCTCTGCGCCGGTCTCGAAGCCGTCCTGGAGCGCAGGCAGCACCGGAAGGTGATGGTCTTCCGTCCGCTGTACGCGGTCGGCGGGCAGGAGCTGGGCTACCTCCCCGGCACCGAGGCCGAGAAGATGAGCCCCTGGGCGCAGGCGGTCTTCGACACGCTCTCGGCGGTCGCCGGGCGCGAGGTGATCGAGGAGGTGCTGGGGCGAGGGATGCTGGAGGTCCTGCCGCTCACCCACATCCGGGGCCGGTCGCTGCACGACGCCTTCGTGATCGTCGACGAGGCGCAGTCGCTCGAACGGAACGTCCTGCTGACCGTGCTGTCCAGGATCGGGTCGAATTCCCGGGTCGTCCTCACGCATGACGTGGCCCAGCGGGACAACCTCAGGGTCGGCCGGTACGACGGGGTCGTCGCCGTGGTCGAGAAGCTGAAGGGGCATCCGCTCTTCGCGCACGTCACGCTCACCCGCTCCGAGCGTTCGCACATCGCCGCACTGGTGACCGAAATGCTGGAGGAAGGCCAGATCTGA
- a CDS encoding lytic transglycosylase domain-containing protein yields MSRISVRGFAVASATAVTTVGAVVGVASGSSPAVDDNNFEAAAADTTLLADIPAGEQAQVQTASLTQQADAQASAADAAAKKSAEESARIQAAKDAKAKKQAAEAKLEKERKAKEEKERASRSEVRSTASFAQQGSYTVAELKAIARQIVPADQFQCFSNIVNVESSWNYRASNPSSGAYGLVQALPGSKMASAGADWQTNPATQIKWGLSYMNGAKYGSPCGAWAFWQANHWY; encoded by the coding sequence GTGAGCCGGATCTCGGTCCGGGGATTCGCCGTGGCATCTGCCACTGCGGTCACCACCGTCGGCGCCGTCGTGGGCGTTGCGTCGGGCAGCAGCCCCGCTGTCGACGACAACAACTTCGAGGCGGCCGCAGCCGACACGACGCTTCTCGCCGACATCCCTGCGGGTGAGCAGGCCCAGGTGCAGACGGCCTCGCTGACCCAGCAGGCCGACGCGCAGGCCTCCGCGGCCGACGCCGCGGCGAAGAAGTCCGCGGAGGAATCGGCCCGCATCCAGGCCGCCAAGGACGCCAAGGCGAAGAAGCAGGCGGCCGAGGCGAAGCTGGAGAAGGAGCGCAAGGCCAAGGAGGAGAAGGAGCGCGCCAGCCGCTCCGAGGTCCGCAGCACCGCCTCGTTCGCCCAGCAGGGTTCGTACACCGTCGCCGAGCTCAAGGCGATCGCGCGGCAGATCGTGCCCGCCGACCAGTTCCAGTGCTTCAGCAACATCGTGAACGTCGAGTCGAGCTGGAACTACCGCGCGAGCAACCCGTCCTCCGGCGCCTACGGCCTCGTGCAGGCACTGCCCGGCTCGAAGATGGCGAGCGCCGGCGCGGACTGGCAGACCAACCCGGCCACCCAGATCAAGTGGGGCCTCAGCTACATGAACGGCGCCAAGTACGGCAGCCCCTGTGGTGCCTGGGCCTTCTGGCAGGCCAACCACTGGTACTAG
- a CDS encoding AI-2E family transporter has translation MSKIPGWLGRLGAELTELGERLERRRADAEEDVTAGSGPGPAEAATASAGAAEPSAVPAATVTDHVPPPPSYAPSVAARPDPVAAIPWGMRVAAEAGWRLLVLAGTVWVLTQIISAVELVVLAFVAALLVTAMLQPTVARLRRHGLPRGLATAVTAVLGFVIIGLVGWFVVWQVMDNLDTLSDRVRDGIDELKRWLLDSPFHVTEQQINDIAKNLSDTIGTNTEQITSAGLEGVTVMVEVLTGMLLAMFSTLFLLYDGKRIWEWVLKLVPAQARPGVAGAGPRAWRTLTAYVRGTVIVALIDAIFIGLGIFFLDVPMAVPLAVFIFLFAFIPLVGAVISGALAVVVALVTQGVFTALMVLAVVLAVQQIEGHVLQPFILGRAVRVHPLAVVLSVAAGGLIAGIGGAVVAVPLVAVTNTVVGYLRTFGREEALRHAPQPRGASAVDVAPTPAPGSPAGKSGREEDENGA, from the coding sequence ATGTCGAAGATTCCGGGGTGGCTCGGCCGGCTCGGGGCCGAACTGACCGAACTGGGTGAGCGGTTGGAGCGGCGCAGGGCCGACGCCGAGGAGGACGTGACCGCAGGGTCCGGCCCCGGACCGGCCGAGGCCGCCACCGCATCCGCCGGGGCCGCCGAGCCCTCCGCCGTGCCCGCCGCGACCGTCACCGACCATGTGCCGCCGCCCCCCTCGTACGCGCCCTCCGTGGCCGCCCGGCCCGATCCGGTCGCGGCGATCCCCTGGGGCATGCGGGTCGCGGCCGAGGCGGGCTGGCGGCTGCTCGTCCTCGCGGGCACGGTCTGGGTGCTGACGCAGATCATCAGCGCCGTGGAACTGGTGGTCCTGGCCTTCGTCGCCGCGCTGCTCGTCACCGCGATGCTCCAGCCGACGGTCGCCCGGCTGCGACGGCACGGGCTGCCGCGCGGCCTGGCCACCGCGGTCACCGCGGTCCTGGGCTTCGTCATCATCGGGCTGGTCGGCTGGTTCGTGGTCTGGCAGGTCATGGACAACCTCGACACCCTGTCCGACCGGGTGCGGGACGGCATCGACGAGTTGAAGCGCTGGCTGCTCGACAGCCCCTTCCACGTCACCGAGCAGCAGATCAACGACATCGCGAAGAACCTCAGCGACACCATCGGCACCAACACCGAACAGATCACCTCCGCCGGGCTGGAGGGCGTCACGGTGATGGTGGAGGTCCTCACCGGGATGCTGCTGGCGATGTTCTCGACGCTCTTCCTGCTGTACGACGGGAAGCGCATCTGGGAATGGGTGCTGAAGCTGGTGCCCGCCCAGGCCCGGCCGGGCGTCGCGGGCGCCGGGCCGCGCGCCTGGCGGACGCTGACCGCCTACGTGCGGGGCACCGTCATAGTGGCGTTGATCGACGCGATCTTCATCGGGCTCGGGATCTTCTTCCTCGACGTGCCGATGGCGGTGCCGCTGGCCGTCTTCATCTTCCTCTTCGCCTTCATCCCGCTGGTCGGCGCCGTGATCTCCGGGGCGCTGGCGGTGGTCGTCGCGCTGGTGACCCAGGGCGTGTTCACCGCGCTGATGGTGCTGGCCGTGGTGCTCGCCGTGCAGCAGATCGAGGGCCACGTGCTCCAGCCGTTCATCCTGGGCCGGGCGGTGCGGGTGCATCCGCTGGCCGTCGTGCTCTCCGTCGCCGCCGGCGGTCTCATCGCCGGTATCGGGGGAGCCGTGGTCGCGGTGCCGCTGGTCGCGGTCACCAACACGGTGGTCGGCTATCTGCGGACGTTCGGGCGGGAGGAGGCCCTGCGGCACGCGCCCCAGCCGCGCGGGGCGAGCGCCGTCGACGTCGCCCCGACGCCCGCGCCGGGATCGCCCGCCGGGAAGTCCGGCCGCGAGGAGGACGAGAACGGCGCGTAG
- a CDS encoding alkyl hydroperoxide reductase: protein MALDELKAAVPDFAKDLKLNLGSVIGNSELPQQQLWGTVLACAIASRSPKVLRELEPEAKANLSAEAYSAAKSAAAIMAMNNVFYRTRHLLSDPEYGTLRAGLRMNVIGKPGVEKIDFELWSLAVSAINGCGQCLDSHEQVLRKAGVDRETIQEAVKIASVIQAVGVTLDAEAVLAE from the coding sequence ATGGCACTCGACGAACTGAAGGCCGCCGTCCCGGACTTCGCCAAGGACCTGAAGCTGAACCTCGGCTCGGTCATCGGCAACAGCGAGCTCCCGCAGCAGCAGCTGTGGGGCACCGTCCTCGCCTGCGCGATCGCCTCGCGCTCGCCGAAGGTGCTGCGCGAGCTGGAGCCGGAGGCGAAGGCCAACCTCTCCGCGGAGGCGTACTCCGCCGCGAAGTCGGCCGCCGCCATCATGGCGATGAACAACGTGTTCTACCGGACCCGGCACCTGCTGTCGGACCCCGAGTACGGGACGCTCCGGGCGGGCCTGCGGATGAACGTCATCGGCAAGCCCGGCGTGGAGAAGATCGACTTCGAACTGTGGTCGCTCGCCGTCTCCGCGATCAACGGCTGCGGCCAGTGCCTGGACTCGCACGAGCAGGTCCTGCGCAAGGCCGGCGTGGACCGCGAGACCATCCAGGAAGCCGTCAAGATCGCCTCGGTGATCCAGGCGGTCGGCGTGACCCTCGACGCCGAGGCCGTGCTCGCCGAGTAG
- a CDS encoding peroxiredoxin: MLTVGDKFPEFDLTACVSLESGKEFEQINHKTYEGKWKIVFAWPKDFTFVCPTEIAAFGKLNDEFADRDAQILGFSGDSEFVHHAWRKDHPDLTDLPFPMMADSKHELMRDLGIEGEDGFAQRAVFIVDQNNEIQFTMVTAGSVGRNPKEVLRVLDALQTDELCPCNWTKGENTLDPVALLAGE; encoded by the coding sequence GTGCTCACTGTCGGTGACAAGTTCCCCGAGTTCGACCTGACCGCTTGCGTCTCGCTGGAGAGCGGCAAGGAGTTCGAGCAGATCAACCACAAGACCTACGAGGGCAAGTGGAAGATCGTCTTCGCGTGGCCGAAGGACTTCACCTTCGTGTGCCCCACCGAGATCGCCGCCTTCGGCAAGCTGAACGACGAGTTCGCCGACCGTGACGCGCAGATCCTCGGCTTCTCCGGCGACTCCGAGTTCGTGCACCACGCCTGGCGCAAGGACCACCCGGACCTGACCGACCTGCCCTTCCCGATGATGGCCGACTCGAAGCACGAGCTCATGCGTGACCTCGGCATCGAGGGCGAGGACGGCTTCGCCCAGCGCGCCGTCTTCATCGTCGACCAGAACAACGAGATCCAGTTCACGATGGTGACCGCCGGTTCCGTGGGCCGTAACCCCAAGGAGGTCCTGCGGGTCCTCGACGCCCTGCAGACCGACGAGCTGTGCCCCTGCAACTGGACCAAGGGCGAGAACACCCTCGACCCGGTCGCGCTCCTCGCGGGCGAGTGA
- a CDS encoding hydrogen peroxide-inducible genes activator: MVQGIQGNRPKQPSLSQLRAFAAVAEHLHFRDAAAAIGMSQPALSGAVSALEEALGVQLIERTTRKVLLSPAGERLAVRARAVLEAVGELMEEAEAVRAPFTGVLRLGVIPTVAPYLLPTVLRLVHERYPELVLQVHEEQTSSLLEGLAAGRLDLLLLAVPLGVPGVAELPLFDEDFVLVMERDHWLGGRVDIPREALRELPLLLLDEGHCLRDQALDICREAGRTEGTPVTTTAAGLSTLVQLVAGGLGVTLLPRTAVPVETGRNDALATGYFAEPAPSRRVALAMRTGAARHEEFEEFAAALREAMEALPVRVTAGGG, from the coding sequence GTGGTGCAGGGGATTCAGGGCAATCGACCCAAACAGCCCAGCCTCTCGCAGCTGCGCGCCTTCGCGGCCGTCGCCGAACATCTGCACTTCAGGGATGCGGCGGCAGCGATCGGGATGAGCCAGCCCGCATTGTCCGGGGCCGTTTCCGCGCTGGAGGAGGCACTGGGGGTCCAGCTCATCGAGCGTACGACGCGCAAGGTGCTGCTCTCGCCGGCCGGTGAGCGGCTGGCGGTGCGGGCGCGGGCGGTGCTGGAGGCCGTCGGCGAGCTGATGGAGGAGGCCGAGGCGGTCCGGGCGCCGTTCACCGGGGTGCTCAGGCTCGGTGTCATCCCGACCGTCGCCCCGTACCTGCTGCCGACCGTGCTGCGGCTGGTCCACGAGCGCTACCCGGAGCTGGTCCTCCAGGTGCACGAGGAGCAGACCTCCTCGCTGCTGGAGGGGCTGGCGGCAGGAAGGCTGGACCTGCTGCTGCTCGCGGTGCCGCTCGGGGTGCCGGGGGTCGCCGAACTCCCGTTGTTCGACGAGGACTTCGTGCTGGTGATGGAGCGGGACCACTGGCTGGGCGGGCGGGTCGACATCCCGCGCGAGGCGCTGCGCGAACTGCCGCTGCTGCTGCTCGACGAGGGGCACTGCCTGCGCGACCAGGCCCTCGACATATGCCGGGAGGCGGGGCGCACGGAGGGGACGCCGGTGACCACGACCGCGGCCGGGCTCTCCACGCTGGTGCAGCTGGTGGCCGGCGGGCTCGGTGTGACGCTGCTGCCGCGCACCGCCGTACCGGTCGAGACCGGTCGCAACGACGCGCTGGCCACCGGATACTTCGCGGAGCCCGCGCCGTCGCGGCGGGTGGCCCTGGCGATGCGGACGGGGGCGGCGCGGCACGAGGAGTTCGAGGAGTTCGCGGCGGCGCTGCGGGAGGCGATGGAGGCGCTGCCGGTACGGGTGACGGCGGGCGGCGGATGA